Proteins co-encoded in one Capnocytophaga ochracea DSM 7271 genomic window:
- a CDS encoding penicillin-binding protein 1A produces the protein MKKTNDTENNSETKKGISPVVKWFWYIFAGGIVAIMLLFLSASLGLLGEMPDFKHLENPETNLATEIITADGKSLGKFYLDENRTPIKFKDLPKSLVDALIATEDERFYEHSGIDVRGTLRAMFFFGSRGGASTITQQLAKQLFHKEKKRGLGRYTQKIKEWVIATRLEKQYTKEEILAMYFNVYDFNNNADGIRSAAKIYFDKEPKNLKIEEGAMLVGMFKNSALYNPVKNKVGVTNRRNVVLAQMAKNNYITQEEKDSLQKLPLKIKFTPESHNDGLATYFREYLRTYMKTWIENNPKPDGTKHNLYLDGLKVYTTIDSKMQAYAEAAVKAHMQRLQKAFDAENNPKKNPMFPFVKVSKDEYAALIEKAMKNSNRWAHLKYLGYSEKEIRDSFYKKTDMRVFSWKGEKDTVMTPRDSILYYKAFLRTGMMSMEPQTGHIKAWVGGINYKHFQYDQVIQGARQTGSTFKPFVYATAIDQLHYSPCLELPDIQTCVEAHKYGNLQAWCPRNSTGNFTGKMMTLKYALANSVNSITVNLMDKVGPLPVINLVKKLGITSNMPQAPSIALGTADATVFQMVGAYGTFANEGVYVKPVLITRIEDKNGTVLFENTPETHDVVNAEVARAVVNLLEGVTRYGSGARLRTKGADSYNTVYKNVMTGYPYQFTNAIAGKTGTTQNNSDGWFVAMVPNLVTGVWVGGEDRAVHFRSMAYGQGATMALPIWGYYMKKCYADADLAVSKAAFPAPQNVQIQIDCSKEKEEDSGEDDTSIDF, from the coding sequence ATGAAAAAAACAAACGACACAGAAAACAATAGTGAAACCAAAAAGGGTATAAGCCCCGTCGTAAAATGGTTTTGGTATATCTTTGCTGGTGGAATTGTAGCAATTATGTTGCTGTTCTTATCAGCGTCTTTGGGACTATTAGGCGAGATGCCTGACTTCAAACACTTAGAAAATCCCGAAACCAATTTAGCTACCGAAATAATTACCGCCGATGGTAAATCCTTAGGAAAATTCTATTTAGACGAGAATCGCACTCCTATTAAGTTTAAAGATTTGCCCAAATCATTAGTCGATGCGCTTATTGCTACTGAAGACGAACGCTTTTATGAGCATTCAGGCATCGATGTACGTGGCACCTTGCGCGCAATGTTTTTCTTTGGTAGCAGAGGAGGGGCTTCAACTATTACCCAACAGTTGGCTAAACAGCTCTTCCATAAAGAAAAGAAAAGAGGCTTAGGGCGTTATACTCAAAAGATAAAAGAATGGGTTATTGCTACTCGTCTCGAGAAACAATATACCAAAGAAGAAATATTGGCAATGTACTTTAATGTCTACGACTTTAATAACAATGCCGATGGTATACGCTCAGCTGCCAAAATTTACTTCGATAAAGAACCTAAAAACCTCAAGATAGAAGAGGGGGCAATGCTGGTCGGAATGTTTAAAAACTCCGCTCTTTATAATCCAGTGAAAAATAAAGTAGGCGTCACCAATAGGCGTAATGTAGTACTTGCCCAAATGGCAAAGAACAATTACATTACTCAAGAGGAAAAAGACTCTCTACAAAAACTGCCTTTAAAAATTAAATTTACCCCTGAGAGCCATAACGACGGTTTGGCTACCTATTTCCGCGAATACTTGCGCACTTATATGAAAACCTGGATTGAAAACAATCCTAAGCCAGACGGTACCAAGCACAACTTATACCTCGATGGACTAAAAGTCTACACTACTATCGATTCTAAGATGCAAGCCTATGCTGAGGCTGCCGTTAAAGCTCATATGCAACGACTACAAAAGGCTTTCGACGCCGAAAATAACCCTAAAAAGAACCCTATGTTCCCTTTCGTGAAGGTCTCAAAAGATGAGTACGCAGCCCTGATTGAAAAGGCAATGAAAAACTCTAATCGCTGGGCTCACTTAAAGTATTTAGGCTATTCTGAAAAGGAAATCCGCGACTCTTTCTATAAAAAGACCGATATGCGCGTATTCAGTTGGAAAGGCGAGAAAGACACTGTAATGACCCCTCGCGATTCTATACTGTACTACAAGGCTTTTTTGCGCACAGGAATGATGTCTATGGAACCCCAAACAGGGCATATCAAGGCTTGGGTTGGTGGTATTAACTACAAACATTTCCAGTACGACCAAGTCATACAAGGAGCTCGCCAAACTGGGTCTACCTTCAAACCTTTTGTTTATGCCACAGCTATTGACCAGCTTCACTATTCTCCTTGTTTAGAGTTGCCCGATATACAAACTTGTGTAGAAGCCCATAAATATGGTAACCTACAAGCGTGGTGCCCGCGTAACTCCACAGGTAACTTTACCGGTAAGATGATGACTCTCAAATATGCATTAGCAAACTCTGTGAATTCTATTACGGTGAATTTAATGGATAAAGTAGGGCCTCTTCCTGTCATTAACTTAGTGAAAAAGTTAGGAATTACTTCCAATATGCCTCAAGCTCCTTCCATCGCCTTAGGTACTGCCGATGCCACTGTTTTCCAAATGGTAGGTGCTTACGGCACTTTTGCCAATGAAGGCGTATATGTAAAACCTGTACTGATTACCCGTATTGAAGATAAAAACGGTACAGTACTCTTCGAAAATACTCCTGAAACGCACGATGTAGTAAATGCCGAAGTAGCTCGTGCGGTAGTAAATCTTTTGGAAGGTGTTACTCGCTACGGTTCAGGAGCGAGATTACGTACCAAAGGAGCTGATAGTTACAACACTGTATATAAAAATGTGATGACTGGCTATCCTTACCAATTTACCAATGCCATAGCTGGTAAAACCGGTACTACCCAAAACAACAGCGATGGTTGGTTTGTCGCAATGGTGCCTAATCTTGTAACAGGCGTATGGGTAGGGGGCGAAGACCGTGCAGTACACTTCCGTAGTATGGCTTATGGACAAGGGGCTACAATGGCTCTACCTATTTGGGGATACTATATGAAAAAGTGTTATGCCGATGCTGACTTAGCTGTTTCCAAAGCTGCATTCCCTGCACCTCAGAATGTACAAATCCAAATAGATTGTAGCAAGGAGAAAGAAGAAGACTCTGGAGAAGACGATACCTCTATCGATTTTTAA